A window of the Streptomyces formicae genome harbors these coding sequences:
- a CDS encoding transglycosylase domain-containing protein: protein MSEHRRKPPQPQGGGRAAARRATQQPSGRRAAPSRGTSTGSPSDAYGQEQRPYGGRAEARRAQRSGGGRRRAAEGGGAGYGGHGGRRGGGGPGGHGRGGYPGKKRLIDYPRHDKYGWRRWVPSWKLASGLCLAFLGSLMAAGTIAYAMVGVPDQNLASKAQNNVYYWADGTQMAATGGEVNRQIIPIAQIPLEMQNAVISAENKTFRKDSGVDPMGIGRALFNMATGGETQGGSTITQQYVKNTRLSQEQTLSRKFKELFISIRVGATMEKDEIMEGYLNTAYYGRGAYGIQAAARTYFNKDAKELNASECAVLASLLKGATYYDPAGAEDIDPAANAKDNTARLAKRWAWILGEMVRDGHLAAAERAKYTALPAVQSVKKNAQLGGQIGYLVDLAKANFVNSNDVGITADDLTTGGYEIHTTFDKNKVDQLEKAVKKVYDENIDPKKRPDKDTHVQFGGASVEPETGKIVAIYGGQDATKHFTNNANDTGAQVGSTFKPFVLAAAMKDGVRDPSLGPDQGAESRTLVDPNKSKYNGVNKLKIKNYDGSTWQNEKGEQWLQTNDGQESYPDITLREAMVKSANSPYAQLGMDVGIDNVRQTAIKAGLLEDSLVKANVPSFSLGISDPSAIRMAGAYGTFAANGKQTDPYSVTRVEKGGKTIYEHEGDSDTVFPSAVASNVTDVLKDVVEKGTGTNAQLPDRQVAGKTGTTDGNKSAWFVGYTPQLSTAIDMYRLDDNEKNRDRKFLEMFGTGGQEKIHGASFPSEIFRDYMTAALKGKEAIPFPEPEPLDAEAVYGGGLESPEPTPSVTPSESPSESPSESPSVTPSESPDPSSSCDPFGWNCPPTGGQDDGGTNVGTDTGGTTDGGATDGGVTTSPSPSSGGNGNGNGSQGGNSSGWLGGTDS, encoded by the coding sequence ATGAGCGAGCACCGTCGCAAACCGCCGCAGCCCCAGGGCGGCGGACGCGCCGCGGCCAGGCGCGCCACCCAGCAGCCCTCAGGCCGCCGCGCAGCCCCCTCCCGGGGCACCAGCACCGGATCCCCTTCCGACGCGTACGGGCAGGAGCAGCGGCCGTACGGCGGGCGCGCCGAGGCACGGCGCGCGCAGCGCAGCGGTGGGGGCCGCAGAAGGGCCGCCGAGGGCGGTGGAGCAGGCTACGGCGGCCACGGTGGCCGCCGTGGCGGAGGTGGCCCTGGCGGCCATGGCCGGGGCGGGTACCCCGGGAAGAAGCGGCTGATCGACTATCCGCGCCACGACAAGTACGGCTGGCGGCGCTGGGTGCCGTCGTGGAAGCTCGCGAGCGGGCTGTGCCTGGCCTTCCTCGGGAGCCTGATGGCGGCGGGCACGATCGCGTACGCGATGGTGGGTGTGCCCGACCAGAACCTCGCCTCGAAGGCGCAGAACAACGTCTACTACTGGGCGGACGGCACGCAGATGGCCGCCACCGGTGGTGAGGTCAACCGCCAGATCATCCCGATCGCACAGATCCCGCTCGAAATGCAGAACGCGGTGATCTCGGCCGAGAACAAGACCTTCCGCAAGGACTCGGGCGTCGACCCGATGGGTATCGGCCGTGCCCTCTTCAACATGGCGACGGGCGGCGAGACCCAGGGCGGCTCGACCATCACCCAGCAGTACGTCAAGAACACACGGCTGAGCCAGGAACAGACCCTGAGCCGTAAGTTCAAGGAGCTCTTCATCTCCATCAGGGTGGGCGCCACCATGGAGAAGGACGAGATCATGGAGGGCTACCTGAACACCGCGTACTACGGACGCGGTGCCTACGGGATCCAGGCAGCTGCTCGCACGTACTTCAACAAGGACGCCAAGGAGCTCAACGCGAGCGAGTGCGCCGTGCTCGCCTCCCTGCTGAAGGGGGCGACCTACTACGACCCGGCCGGCGCAGAGGACATCGACCCTGCGGCCAACGCCAAGGACAACACCGCGCGTCTCGCCAAGCGGTGGGCGTGGATCCTCGGCGAGATGGTCAGGGACGGTCATCTCGCGGCGGCGGAGCGGGCCAAGTACACCGCGCTTCCTGCGGTCCAGAGTGTGAAGAAGAACGCCCAGCTCGGCGGGCAGATCGGTTACCTCGTCGACCTGGCCAAGGCCAACTTCGTCAACAGCAACGATGTCGGCATCACCGCCGACGATCTGACCACGGGCGGCTACGAGATCCACACGACCTTCGACAAAAACAAGGTCGACCAGCTCGAGAAGGCGGTCAAGAAGGTCTACGACGAGAACATCGACCCGAAGAAGCGCCCGGACAAGGACACCCACGTCCAGTTCGGCGGAGCCTCGGTCGAGCCCGAGACCGGGAAGATCGTCGCCATCTACGGCGGCCAGGACGCGACCAAGCACTTCACCAACAACGCCAACGACACCGGTGCCCAGGTCGGCTCGACCTTCAAGCCCTTCGTCCTGGCCGCAGCGATGAAGGACGGCGTCCGTGACCCGTCACTGGGCCCCGATCAGGGGGCGGAGAGCCGCACCCTCGTCGACCCCAACAAGAGCAAGTACAACGGCGTCAACAAGCTCAAGATCAAGAACTACGACGGGTCCACCTGGCAGAACGAGAAGGGTGAGCAGTGGCTCCAGACCAATGACGGTCAGGAGTCGTACCCCGACATCACCCTGCGCGAAGCGATGGTGAAGTCGGCGAACTCGCCCTACGCCCAGCTGGGCATGGACGTCGGAATCGACAATGTGCGGCAGACCGCGATCAAGGCCGGTCTGCTGGAGGACAGCCTGGTCAAGGCCAACGTCCCCTCGTTCTCGCTCGGTATCTCCGACCCCAGCGCCATCCGCATGGCGGGTGCGTACGGGACCTTCGCCGCGAACGGGAAGCAGACCGATCCCTACTCCGTCACCCGGGTGGAGAAGGGAGGGAAGACCATTTACGAGCACGAGGGCGACAGTGACACGGTCTTCCCGTCCGCCGTCGCGAGCAACGTGACCGATGTCCTCAAGGATGTCGTCGAGAAGGGCACCGGCACGAACGCCCAGCTGCCCGACCGTCAGGTCGCCGGCAAGACCGGTACGACCGACGGCAACAAGTCCGCCTGGTTCGTGGGCTACACACCCCAGCTGTCGACCGCCATCGACATGTACCGGCTGGACGACAACGAGAAGAACAGGGACCGCAAGTTCCTCGAGATGTTCGGCACAGGTGGCCAGGAGAAGATCCATGGCGCGTCGTTCCCGTCCGAGATCTTCAGGGACTACATGACGGCGGCGCTCAAGGGGAAGGAAGCGATTCCGTTCCCCGAGCCCGAGCCTCTCGATGCCGAGGCCGTCTACGGCGGTGGCCTGGAGAGTCCCGAGCCGACGCCGTCCGTGACGCCGTCCGAGAGCCCGTCCGAGAGCCCGTCCGAGTCGCCCTCCGTGACGCCGTCCGAGTCGCCTGACCCCAGCAGCTCCTGCGATCCGTTCGGCTGGAACTGCCCCCCCACCGGCGGCCAGGACGACGGAGGAACCAACGTCGGCACCGATACGGGAGGCACGACCGACGGCGGGGCCACGGACGGCGGGGTCACCACCAGTCCCTCGCCGTCGTCAGGCGGCAACGGCAATGGCAACGGCAGCCAGGGCGGCAACAGCTCAGGCTGGCTCGGAGGCACCGACAGCTGA
- a CDS encoding PadR family transcriptional regulator, with protein sequence MSRRSGILEFAVLGLLREAPMHGYELRKRLNTSLGIFRAFSYGTLYPCLKTLVANGWLIEEPGSAPEDALAASLSGRRAKIVYRLTAEGKEHFEELLSHTGPDAWEDEHFAARFAFFGQTEREVRMRVLEGRRSRLEERLEKMRASLARTRERLDDYTLELQRHGMESVEREVRWLNELIESERAGRDQRRSPSDEDDAPQDNTSGETGGLPRHRGEAPPEGSPSGRPEQPDPSDDTTK encoded by the coding sequence ATGAGCAGACGTTCCGGCATCCTCGAGTTCGCCGTTCTGGGCCTGCTCCGTGAGGCCCCGATGCACGGATACGAGCTGCGCAAGCGGCTCAACACGTCGCTGGGGATCTTCCGCGCATTCAGTTACGGGACCCTCTACCCCTGTCTCAAGACGCTGGTCGCCAACGGCTGGTTGATCGAGGAGCCGGGCAGTGCACCCGAGGACGCCCTCGCCGCGTCCCTCTCCGGCCGCCGGGCGAAGATCGTCTACCGGCTGACGGCGGAAGGTAAGGAGCACTTCGAGGAGCTCCTGTCCCACACAGGCCCCGACGCCTGGGAGGACGAGCACTTCGCCGCCCGGTTCGCCTTCTTCGGCCAGACGGAGCGCGAGGTGCGGATGCGCGTGCTGGAGGGCCGCCGTAGCCGGCTGGAGGAGCGCCTGGAGAAAATGCGCGCCTCTCTCGCCCGCACGCGCGAGCGTCTCGACGACTACACGCTTGAGCTGCAGCGGCACGGCATGGAATCCGTGGAGCGCGAGGTGCGCTGGCTGAACGAGCTCATCGAGAGCGAGCGGGCGGGGCGGGATCAGCGACGATCCCCCTCCGACGAGGACGACGCTCCGCAGGACAACACATCGGGAGAGACGGGCGGCCTGCCCCGGCACCGGGGCGAAGCGCCCCCTGAGGGGAGCCCTTCCGGGCGCCCCGAGCAGCCGGATCCGTCCGATGACACCACCAAGTGA
- a CDS encoding inositol-3-phosphate synthase, protein MGSVRVAIVGVGNCAASLVQGVEYYKDADPAAKVPGLMHVQFGDYHVRDVEFVAAFDVDAKKVGLDLADAIGASENNTIKICDVPATGVKVQRGHTLDGLGKYYRQTIEESPEAPVDVVQILKDKQVDVLVCYLPVGSEDAAKFYAQCAIDAKVGFVNALPVFIAGTKEWADKFTEAGVPIVGDDIKSQVGATITHRVMAKLFEDRGVILDRTMQLNVGGNMDFKNMLERERLESKKISKTQAVTSQIPDRELGEKNVHIGPSDYVAWLDDRKWAYVRLEGRAFGDVPLNLEYKLEVWDSPNSAGVIIDALRAAKIAKDRGIGGPILSASSYFMKSPPVQYFDDEARENVEKFIRGEVER, encoded by the coding sequence ATGGGTTCGGTTCGCGTAGCCATCGTCGGCGTGGGCAACTGCGCCGCCTCGCTGGTGCAGGGCGTCGAGTACTACAAGGACGCCGACCCGGCCGCCAAGGTGCCGGGTCTGATGCACGTCCAGTTCGGCGACTACCACGTCCGTGACGTCGAGTTCGTCGCCGCCTTCGATGTCGACGCGAAGAAGGTCGGGCTCGACCTCGCGGACGCCATCGGTGCCAGCGAGAACAACACCATCAAGATCTGCGACGTCCCGGCGACGGGTGTGAAGGTCCAGCGCGGCCACACCCTCGACGGTCTGGGCAAGTACTACCGCCAGACCATCGAGGAGTCCCCCGAGGCCCCGGTCGACGTCGTCCAGATCCTCAAGGACAAGCAGGTCGACGTGCTTGTCTGCTACCTGCCGGTGGGTTCCGAGGACGCCGCGAAGTTCTACGCGCAGTGCGCCATCGACGCCAAGGTCGGCTTCGTCAACGCCCTCCCGGTCTTCATCGCCGGCACCAAGGAGTGGGCCGACAAGTTCACCGAAGCCGGCGTTCCGATCGTCGGTGACGACATCAAGTCGCAGGTCGGCGCCACCATCACGCACCGCGTCATGGCGAAGCTGTTCGAGGACCGGGGCGTGATCCTGGACCGCACGATGCAGCTGAACGTCGGCGGCAACATGGACTTCAAGAACATGCTCGAGCGCGAGCGCCTGGAGTCCAAGAAGATCTCCAAGACGCAGGCCGTCACCTCCCAGATCCCCGACCGGGAGCTCGGCGAGAAGAACGTCCACATCGGCCCGTCGGACTACGTGGCCTGGCTCGACGACCGCAAGTGGGCGTACGTCCGCCTGGAGGGCCGCGCGTTCGGTGATGTCCCGTTGAACCTGGAGTACAAGCTCGAGGTGTGGGACTCCCCGAACTCGGCTGGTGTCATCATCGACGCCCTGCGCGCCGCGAAGATCGCCAAGGACCGGGGCATCGGCGGTCCGATCCTCTCCGCCTCCTCGTACTTCATGAAGTCCCCGCCGGTCCAGTACTTCGACGACGAGGCCCGCGAGAACGTGGAGAAGTTCATCCGGGGCGAGGTCGAGCGCTAG
- a CDS encoding MFS transporter produces MPVVRDLRVLLRLTNFRRLLAVRLLSQSADGVYQVSLAAYVVFSPERQTSPAAIASAMAVLLLPYSLVGPFAGVLLDRWQRRQVFLYGNLLRAGLAAGTAVLILSGVPDWLFYASALSVTAVNRFILAGLSAALPRVVDEERLVMANSLSPTAGTLAATAGGGLAFAVRLLAADSDATVVTLGAALYLSAAFASLRLGRELLGPDPEQLQPHLAAAVASTARGLMSGLRHLSERRTAARALVAMAALRFCYGLLTVMVLMLCRYAWSRTESKGLALLGLALAISGAGFFAAAVITPWAVDRLGAYGWVATCAGVAAVLEPALGLPFAPVPILIAAFTLGLITQGAKIATDTIVQMSVDDAFRGRVFSLYDVMFNVAFVAAAGVAALILPPDGRSVPLVLTVAVLYGVVATAMARWREGRCFT; encoded by the coding sequence ATGCCTGTCGTACGTGATCTGCGCGTACTCCTACGCCTGACGAATTTCCGCCGCCTGCTCGCGGTACGGCTGCTCTCACAGTCGGCCGACGGCGTCTACCAGGTGTCGCTCGCCGCGTACGTCGTCTTCTCACCGGAGCGGCAGACCTCGCCCGCCGCGATCGCTTCCGCGATGGCCGTGCTGCTGCTGCCCTACTCCCTCGTCGGCCCCTTTGCCGGTGTCCTGCTCGACCGGTGGCAGCGACGCCAGGTCTTCCTGTACGGCAATCTGCTGCGCGCCGGCCTTGCCGCCGGCACTGCGGTACTGATTCTCTCCGGCGTCCCCGACTGGCTCTTCTACGCCTCCGCGCTCTCCGTCACAGCCGTCAACCGGTTCATCCTGGCCGGGCTGTCCGCCGCCTTGCCCCGCGTGGTGGATGAGGAGCGGCTCGTCATGGCGAACTCCCTCTCACCCACAGCGGGAACGCTCGCGGCGACCGCCGGCGGCGGGCTCGCCTTCGCTGTTCGACTTCTCGCTGCCGATTCCGACGCCACAGTTGTGACCCTGGGCGCCGCGCTCTATCTCTCTGCCGCGTTCGCCTCCCTACGGTTGGGACGCGAATTGCTCGGCCCCGATCCCGAGCAGCTTCAGCCACACCTTGCCGCCGCAGTGGCCTCGACGGCGCGTGGCCTCATGAGCGGACTACGCCATCTGTCGGAGCGCCGAACGGCAGCCCGGGCTCTCGTGGCGATGGCCGCACTGCGCTTCTGTTACGGCCTGCTGACCGTCATGGTTCTGATGCTCTGCCGGTACGCCTGGTCGAGGACGGAGTCAAAGGGACTCGCTCTGCTCGGCCTGGCCTTGGCGATCTCGGGTGCGGGCTTCTTCGCCGCTGCCGTCATCACGCCGTGGGCGGTCGACCGGCTCGGAGCGTACGGCTGGGTGGCGACGTGCGCGGGAGTGGCGGCCGTACTTGAGCCGGCCCTGGGGCTGCCGTTCGCTCCTGTCCCGATACTCATCGCCGCCTTCACCCTCGGGCTCATCACCCAGGGGGCGAAGATCGCCACGGACACCATCGTCCAGATGTCCGTCGATGACGCCTTCCGTGGCCGGGTGTTCTCGCTCTACGACGTGATGTTCAACGTGGCCTTCGTTGCCGCCGCCGGCGTAGCCGCCCTGATACTGCCACCGGACGGCAGGTCCGTACCGCTCGTCCTCACGGTGGCCGTTCTCTACGGTGTCGTGGCTACAGCTATGGCCCGTTGGCGAGAGGGGCGATGTTTCACGTGA